Sequence from the Streptomyces sp. NBC_00440 genome:
ACGGGGTGCAGCCGGTCGGCGCCGGTGACATCGTGCATCTGCGACCGGTCTGAGACCCGTCCGCGCGGGTCCGAACCGCGGCAGGCACGTGAGCTACGGCACACCTGCCGTATGGTTGAGGCGATCCGCGGGCAGATCAGCACGGAGCGTCAGCCAGATCGGCAGGGCAGTGCGCAGGGAATGGGCAGGAGGCGGCAGGTGACCGTCGACAACATCTCGTCGGGCGCGGACGAGGAGCCCCCTTCCTCTCCGTACCGCACCCCCCACCATGAGGTCGATCACACCGCGGAGCCGACCAACGATCCGCTCGCCATCCGCCTTGAGCAGCTGATCCTCGGCGCCGACCGCCGCTACACCCCCTTCCAGGCCGCGCGTACGGCAGGCGTCTCGATGGAGCTCGCCTCCCGCTTCTGGCGGGCGATGGGCTTCCCGGACATCGGCCAGGCCAAGGCGCTCACCGAGGCGGACGTCCTCGCGCTGCGCCGGCTGGCGGGACTCGTCGAGGCGGGGCTGCTGAGCGAGCCGATGGCCGTACAGGTCGCGCGGTCCACCGGCCAGACCACCGCCCGGCTCGCCGAGTGGCAGATCGACTCCTTCCTGGCCGGTCTGACCGAGCCGCCCGAGCCGGGGATGACCCGCACCGAGGTCACGTACCCCCTGGTGGAGCTGCTGCTGCCGGAGCTGGAGGAGTTCCTGCGCTATGTGTGGCGGCGCCAGCTGGCGGCCGCCACCGGCCGGGTCGTGCAGGCCGCCGACGACGAGGAGATGGTCGACCGCAGGCTCGCGGTGGGCTTCGCCGACCTCGTCGGTTTCACCCGGCTGACCCGGCGCCTGGAGGAGGAGGAGCTCGGCGAGCTGGTCGAGGCCTTCGAGACGACCTGCGCCGACCTGGTCGCCGCGCACGGCGGCCGGCTCATCAAGACCCTCGGCGACGAGGTGCTGTACGCGGCGGACGACGCGGGCACGGCGGCCGAGATCGCGCTGCGGCTCATCGAGACCATGAGCAACGACGAGACCATGCCGGAACTGCGGGTCGGCATCGCCTTCGGCACCGTCACGACCCGGATGGGCGACGTGTTCGGCACGACGGTGAACCTGGCGTCGCGGCTCACCTCGATAGCTCCCAAGGACACGGTCCTGGTGGACGGCGCGCTCGCCGAGGAGCTGGGGCGCCACGGTGACGCCCCGGTCTCCGAGTCGGAGGCGGCGGCGGAGACCGAGCGCGCCGAGAAGAGCGGCGAGGAGCCGCCCGTCTACCGCTTCGCCCTCCAGCCGATGTGGCAGCGGCCGGTGCGCGGGCTCGGCGTGGTCGAACCGTGGCTGCTCACCCGCCGTACGACGGGCGCACCCGGCTGACCGCTGCGGGGGGCTGACGCCCGCCGGATCCGCTGGCTATCGTGCGCGGATGACCTCAGAAATCTCAGATAGTGGAACGGGCGCGGCGGCCGGGCAGCGGTTCGGCGAGTACGTCGTCGTGCGCCGGCACGGCCATGTCGCCGAACTGGTCCTGGACCGGCCCAAAGCGATGAACGCCGTGTCGACCGCGATGGCACGGTCGATCGCGGCGGCCTGCGACGCGCTGGCGGCCGACCCGTCGGCGCGGACCGTGGTGGTGACCTCCACCCACGACCGGGCCTTCTGTGTGGGCGCCGACCTCAAGGAGCGCAACTCCCTCACGGACGCCGAGCTGGTGCGCCAGCGCCCCACGGCGCGCGCCGCGTACACCGGCGTACTGGAGCTGCCGATGCCCACCGTGGCCGCCGTGCACGGCTTCGCGCTGGGCGGCGGCTTCGAACTGGCCCTGGCCTGCGATCTGATCGTCGCCGACGCCACCGCCGTGGTGGGGCTGCCCGAGGTGTCCGTCGGTGTGATCCCCGGCGGCGGTGGTACGCAGCTGCTGCCGCGCCGGGTCGGCGCAGCCCGCGCGGCCGAGCTGGTGTTCAGCGCCCGGCGGGTGGAGTCGGCCGAGGCGCGGGAGCTGGGCCTGATCGACATCCTGGCCGACGACGCCAGGACCGGGGCGCTGGAGCTCGCGGGGCGGATCGCGGCGAACTCGCCGGTCGGGCTGCGGGCGGCCAAGCGGGCGCTGCGGCTGGGGCACGGTCTTGATCTGCGCGCCGGTCTTGAGGTCGAGGACGCGGCCTGGCGTTCGGTGGCCTTCTCCGGGGACCGGGCGGAGGGTGTGGCGGCGTTCAACGAGAAGCGGAAGCCGCAGTGGCCGGGGGAGTAGGACCGACCGGCACAGGCGTCCAGGGTGAGGGCCTCCGGGGCCGGATCCGTACGCCTGCATGTCACAGCCTGTAACACATAACTACTCAAAAGCCGCACATCGTCCTTAAGCTGAAGCAATGGGTGACGATGTGCGGCTGCGGGCCGTGGTGACGCTGGCGCAGGGCATGGCTGCGGCGCACACGCCGCGTGCGTCCTGGCGGGCGGCGACGCTCGGTGCCTGTGAGGCGCTGGGCGGCAGTTTCGCCGCGCTCTCGGTCTGGGAGCGGGAGCTGGGCCGGCTCAAGGTGCTCGCCAACGTGGGGGAGCGGGTCGAGGACGAGGCCGAATTCCCCGATGCCGAGACCTACCCGGTGAACCACTTCCCGGAGATCGCCGAATTCCTGCACGAGCGGTGGGCGAGCGGCGGCGAGCCCAACGCCTGGGTCGAGACGGCCGACGGGCCCGCGGAGTCGTCGGCGGCATCGGCCGGCTACTGCCACCAGCGGGTGGCCGCGCTGCGCAGGCGGGGGCGCGGCAGCTGTGTGGTCGCGCCGATAGTGCTGCGCGGCCGGGCCTGGGGCGAGCTGTACGTGGCCAGGCCGGTGGGGACGCCGGTCTTCGACCGGTCCGACGCGGACTTCGCGACCGTGCTGGCCGCGGTGGTGGCGGCCGGTCTCGCGCAGACCGAGCGCCTGGAGGAGGTCAGGAAGCTGGCCTTCACGGACCCGCTGACCGGGCTCGCCAACCGGCGCGCGGTCGACATCGGACTGGATGCGGCGGTGGACCGGTTCCTGGCCGACGGGACGGTCGTCAGCCTGATGGTCTGCGACCTCAACGGCCTGAAGCGCGTCAACGACACCCACGGCCACGCGGCCGGCGACCGCCTCCTCGAACGCTTCGGCTCGGTCCTCTCCGTCTGCGGCGCGATGCTGCCCGGCGCGCTGGCGGCCCGGCTCGGTGGTGACGAGTTCTGCCTGCTCTCGGTGGGCCCTTCGGCGGACGCGGTGATCGCGGTCGCGGACGATCTCTGTGTGCGGGCGGCCGAGCTGGAGCTCGGGGACGGGGTGGCGTGCGGGGTCGCGTCCACGGGTGATCCGATCGGGCCGCTCAAGTCCGCCCGCCGGCTGTTCCGGCTGGCGGACGCCGCGCAGTACCGGGCGAAGGCCGCACGGTCGGTGAAGCCGGTGGTGGCGGGGCGGGACGGTGCGGTGATGCGGCTCGCCGACACGCCTCCGCCGACCGGCGACCGGCGCCACCTCCGGGGCAAGCGGCCGGACTCCCGTACGTGATAAGCGGCTGATTTCCGGTACACGGCCGGATTCCCGTACCTGCATACGCGGCCGGATGCCCTTACGCCAAGGGGGCCCACCCCGTCCTGATCCGGACGAGAGGCCGCAGGTCAGCCGGTGTGTGTCCGGCGCGCGTAGACGACGGAGGCCGCGCCGAGTCCCAGGAACAGCGATCCACCGACCACATACCCGGTGGTGTCCGCTCTCCCGGCCGTCGCCGGGAGAGCGGCGGTGTGCCGCTGACCCTGGTGTGCGGGGGCGCCGCCGGTCCGCTGATCGCCTGTGGCGTGTGCCGACGGCACGAACCACAGGGCGCAGAGGAGGGCCCCCGCCGATGCGGCGGTCAACAGCGGCCGGCGGGCTGACACAGGATCGATCTCCCTTACTGCAAACGTGAATTGGCGCTCTGCGCGCTGATGCTAGTGAAAGCAGCGGGTCGCAGGAAAGTCGTGGACGTGCGGAGCCTTACGCTCCGTCGCATGACCAACGAAGAAACATCCCGCTATGTGCGCCTGAAGGTCGAATTGGTGCTGGAGGTGCACGACGCTCCCGCGCTCCGTGAGGCCGCGCTCGAACGGATCGCTGACGACGCGGAAGGGGCGCAGCCCGGCATGCTCGGTGAGGACCGTGTGCATGCCGACGCCGCGGTCAGGGAAGACGCTGCAGAAGCGGTCGCCCACCTGGTGGACCCGCTCGACCTGCTCGGCGATGTGCCAGGGGTCGAGCTCGTCCAGGCCGGGTGGTCGAGCGAGCAGATCGACTACGACCCCGATTCGCTGGAATGGGACCTGGACGAGGAGGATGAGCTGGACGACGACGGGGCGGAAGTGACTCCGTAACTCCGTTGTGTGACAGGGCATCCACGGGGGAACACGGCGGTGGAACGGGATCCCGGAGTGCGGGCACCGCACTCCGGGGGCCGCGGGGACCACAGATCTGCACGTGTTGTTTCACACATCTTCACTGGATGGGGAACCGACACATCGGTCCAGATGTTCTTAAAGGGCAGACGTTCTTGAAGAGCGGTACGGGCACAGTGCGGGCACACAGTCCCGGCGCTCAAGGTGACCTGCTCGGGGATTTTCGGGGTATTCGGCAACGATGGAGAAGCGTGTGATGACGGTAAGTAGGCGGCGCAAGGGCCTGATGGCTGCGTCCGCTCTGCTCGGCGGCGTACTGGTGCTGTCGGCCTGCAGTGGTGGCGACAGCAAGGCCGGCGGCCCGGACGGTGCGAAGTCCTCGCAGAGTGCGGTCGACGAGGCCGCGGCGAAGGACACATCCGACGC
This genomic interval carries:
- a CDS encoding adenylate/guanylate cyclase domain-containing protein, whose protein sequence is MGRRRQVTVDNISSGADEEPPSSPYRTPHHEVDHTAEPTNDPLAIRLEQLILGADRRYTPFQAARTAGVSMELASRFWRAMGFPDIGQAKALTEADVLALRRLAGLVEAGLLSEPMAVQVARSTGQTTARLAEWQIDSFLAGLTEPPEPGMTRTEVTYPLVELLLPELEEFLRYVWRRQLAAATGRVVQAADDEEMVDRRLAVGFADLVGFTRLTRRLEEEELGELVEAFETTCADLVAAHGGRLIKTLGDEVLYAADDAGTAAEIALRLIETMSNDETMPELRVGIAFGTVTTRMGDVFGTTVNLASRLTSIAPKDTVLVDGALAEELGRHGDAPVSESEAAAETERAEKSGEEPPVYRFALQPMWQRPVRGLGVVEPWLLTRRTTGAPG
- a CDS encoding enoyl-CoA hydratase/isomerase family protein encodes the protein MTSEISDSGTGAAAGQRFGEYVVVRRHGHVAELVLDRPKAMNAVSTAMARSIAAACDALAADPSARTVVVTSTHDRAFCVGADLKERNSLTDAELVRQRPTARAAYTGVLELPMPTVAAVHGFALGGGFELALACDLIVADATAVVGLPEVSVGVIPGGGGTQLLPRRVGAARAAELVFSARRVESAEARELGLIDILADDARTGALELAGRIAANSPVGLRAAKRALRLGHGLDLRAGLEVEDAAWRSVAFSGDRAEGVAAFNEKRKPQWPGE
- a CDS encoding GGDEF domain-containing protein translates to MGDDVRLRAVVTLAQGMAAAHTPRASWRAATLGACEALGGSFAALSVWERELGRLKVLANVGERVEDEAEFPDAETYPVNHFPEIAEFLHERWASGGEPNAWVETADGPAESSAASAGYCHQRVAALRRRGRGSCVVAPIVLRGRAWGELYVARPVGTPVFDRSDADFATVLAAVVAAGLAQTERLEEVRKLAFTDPLTGLANRRAVDIGLDAAVDRFLADGTVVSLMVCDLNGLKRVNDTHGHAAGDRLLERFGSVLSVCGAMLPGALAARLGGDEFCLLSVGPSADAVIAVADDLCVRAAELELGDGVACGVASTGDPIGPLKSARRLFRLADAAQYRAKAARSVKPVVAGRDGAVMRLADTPPPTGDRRHLRGKRPDSRT